The Candidatus Hydrogenedentota bacterium DNA segment GACGTCCTTCTTCCCGCTGAATACATCCAAAATCCGCCCCAGCATTGCGTTTCCTCCATCCCCAAAAGCATACCACGCCTTGCCCACGCAGACCAAAATTCGCAGTCCTGCCCGCGTCCGTCCCCAATCGCCTGATAGGAAAGCCCTTGCTGGATGGATCTTATTGTCTCCATCAAGACAAGAACGAACTCATACGGAGACACAGGGAACACGAAGATTAAATCCTCCGAACAGAATGAGAGAGGAAGTATCATTGTGGATTGCGCGGTGGCGCTTCATCGTGAGACGGGTCCCGGGCTGTTGG contains these protein-coding regions:
- a CDS encoding GxxExxY protein, giving the protein MDLIVSIKTRTNSYGDTGNTKIKSSEQNERGSIIVDCAVALHRETGPGLLETVYEAVLARDLEARGLRMARQVPIPIELRGLQFDEGFR